CGCCATCACCCTGAGCATGGCGCTGCTGTTCGCGCTGCCGCTGCTGCTGGTGTGGCCGCTGGCGCTGCACAAGAACTACCCGCAGGTTTTCGACTTGTGGTGGCAGCACTATGCGCTGGGGCCGCTGCAGGGCTTCGGGCGGCTGGGCCTGTTCCACGAGTTCGGCTACTACCCCAAACTGGTGCTGTGGTACGCCTGGCCAGCGTGGCCGTTGGCCGCATGGGCGCTGTGGAAGAACCGCCGCTACGAACTTCCCATGCTGCAGCTGCCGCTGCTGTGCTTCGCCGTGGTGCTGCTGCTGCTGACCTTCTCCAGCCGCAGCCAGAGCGAGGACGCGATAGTGCTGCTGCTGCCGCTGTCGCTGCTGGGCGCGGTGGAGCTGGACAGCCTGCGCCGTGGCGCGGCGTCCTTCCTCAACTGGTTCGGCCTGATGGCGTTCGGCTTCTTTGCGCTGCTGGTGTGGGCGGGCTGGGCGGCAATGAATTTCGGCTGGCCGGAGCGGCTGGCGCGGCGGGCGGAATACTTCAGCCCCTACTACACGCCGCAGGTGTCCGGCCTGGCGGTGGCGCTGGCGCTGGTGGCCACCGTACTGTGGTTGTGGGCGGTGACGCGGCGCCACCTGCGTGGCCGCCAGGCGGTAACCAACTGGGCCGCCGGGCTTACCCTGTTCTGGGGGCTGCTGCTTACGCTGTGGCTGCCGTTCCTGGATGCCGCCAAGAGCTACCAGCCGGTGGTGGCCAACATGATGCGCTCCATGCCGACGGGCGACCAGTGCGTGGCGGTGGAAGCGCCGGAAAGACTGGCGCGCGTCAGCTGGCGCTACTTTGCCGGCCTGCAGCTGCGTGCCTTCGTGCCGGGGCAGAGCATGCCCTGCCGTCTGTGGCTGCTGGTGCGCGACCCGCGCGAGCGCAAGCTGCCGGCCGGCTGGGATGTGCGCTGGCAGGGCAGCCGCGGCCGCGACAAGAACGAGCAGTTCGTGCTGCTGCAGAAGCAGGGCTGAACGCCTGCCACGCCAGGTCTTGATGTCATGCCCAAGGTTGGCCGCAGCGCTCGCTGCTGTAATGCCTGAGTGATAGATTGCGGCAGCGCCCCCGCCCGCGGGGCGTGCCGCCAAACCGGAAGCTGCCATGTCGCTGAACGCCTTTTTCGCCCGCCTGGGCAACCGCCTGACGGCTCTGTTCGGCCGCGGGCTGGTGTTGACCATGTCGATCGTGCTGCTGCTGGGCATTGCCATCGCCGTGCTGTCGCTGCTGTTGAGCAATGTGGCCGCGCCCACCACGCTGACCATCGCCAGCGGGCCGCCGGGCAGCAGCTTCCAGCGCAACGCCGAACGCTATCGCCAGCTGTTGGCGCGTGAAGGCGTCACGGTGAAGGTGCTGCCCTCGGCCGGTGCGCAGGACAATCTGCGCCTGCTGCTCGATGCGCGGCAGAAGGTGGATGTCGGCTTCGTGCTCACCGGCGAGAGCGGCAATGCCGACACCAGCCGGCTGATGTCGCTGGGCAGCATTTCCTACCAGCCGCTGCTGGTGTTCTACCGCGGCGCGCCAAGGGCGTTGCTGTCCGACTTCAAGGGCCAGCGGCTGGACATCGGCGAGGAGGGCAGCGGCACCCGCACCCTGGCACTGGCGCTGCTCAAGCTCAACGGCATCGCGCCGGGTGGCGACACCACGCTGCTGTCGTCGCTGCACGGCGACGCGGTGAAGGCGCTGCTGGCCGGGCGTATCGATGCGCTGTTCGTGATGGGTGACTCCACCTCCACCGACCATCTGCGCGAGCTGCTGCACAATCCGGACATCCACCTGTTCAGCTTTGCCCAGGCCGACGGCTACGCGCGCCGCCTCAGCTACCTCAACAAGCTGGAGATGCCGCGCGGCGTGCTCGACTTCGGCAAGGATATTCCGGCGGAAACCATCAACCTGGTGGCGCCCGCGGTGGAGCTGGTGGCGCGCGACGGGCTGCACCCGGCGCTGTCCGACCTGCTGCTGGACGCCGCGCGCGAGGTGCACGGCAAGGCGGGCATCTTCAAGAAGGCCGGCGAATTCCCTGCGCTGGCCAGCCATGAAATCCACACCAGCCCTGATGCCCAGCGCTACTACGCCTCCGGCAAAAGCTTCCTGTACCGTACCTTCCCGTTCTGGCTGGCCGGGCTGGTGGCGCGGGGTCTGGCGGTGATCCTGCCGCTGGCGTTGTTGCTGATTCCGGCGCTGCGGGTGGTGCCGGTGCTGTACCGCTGGCGCATCCAGTCCGGCATCAACCGCTGGTACCGCGTGCTGTTCGACATCGAGCGCGAGGCGGTGAGCCACCGCGGCGAGCCGGCCAAGTGCCAGGAACTGCTGCACCGGCTGGCGCATATCGATGCCGCCGTCAGCCGCATCGTGGTGCCGGCGGCATTTGGCGACCTGCTGTACGACCTGCGCGGGCATATCGATTTCGTGCGTACCCGGCTGCTGGCAGAGCAGCCGGGTACGGAGTGATTTACTGCATCAACCCTTCCATGCATGCGGCCAACCTCTGCGCCAGCGCACGCCGCCAGCCGGCGGCGGCCGTGTGCTGGTTCAGCACCCGGTCTTCCCAGTCGAAACTGCGGATGATGCCGTTGTAACCCAGCCAGCGTAGCGGCTCCGGTTCCCAGTGGCGCACCTGCGCCGGGGTGGTGAACCAGGGAATCTGCCGCAGCTGCGGTTGCGTGCCGGTAATCAGCGCGGCGAGGCTGCGCCCTGCCAGGTTGCTGGCACCCACGCCTTCGCCACCGTAGCCGCCGGCAAACACCATCTTGTTGTCGCCATCGACGACGATCCGCGGCTGGAAGCCGCGCGCCACGCCCAGGTTGCCGCCCCAGCCATGGGTGATCGCCACCTTGTCCAGCATCGGGAACAGCTCCAGCATCATATTGCGGCGCATGGCGACTTCCGCCGGCGTCAGCGCGAACTGGCGGCGGATCTTGCCGCCGAAGCGGTAACCGCCGCGCGCGCCGAATACCAGCCGGTTGTCCCGCGTGCGCTGGCCGTAGCTCACCAGGCGGCTGAATTCGCTGAACGCCTGGCCGTGCTCCAGGCCGATTTCGTCCCACAGCGTCTGCGGCAGCGGTTCGGTGGCGATGATCATGCTCTGCACCGGAATCTGGTGGCCGCGGATGCCGGGTAGCGTCCGCGAGTAGGCCTCCACCGCCGGCACCACCCAGTCAGCGCGCAGGGTGCCGTGGCGGGTGCTCACCTCATGCGGGCGGATGGCGGTGGCCGGTGTCTGTTCGTACAGGCGCACGCCAAGCTGCGTTACGCAGCGGGCCAGTTCGCGCACCAGCCGCGCCGGCTGCACGGTGGCAACATGCGGCGAGAACACCGCGCCGAACGGGCGGGCAATGCGCAGCTGGCGGTTCAGCTCGGCCACCTCCAGCCAGCGGAAGTCCGCCTCGCCGTGGCCGTGCTGGTGCCAGTGCGCCAGCTGTCGCCGCAGCCGCGCCTCCTGTTCCGGGTAGCGCGCGGCGCAGTACAGCACGCCGCCCTTGCGGAAGTCGCAGTCCAGCGACTCGCGGGCCACGATGCGGCCAACCTCGTCGGGGATGTCGCGCAGGATGGCCAGGCAGGCATCGCGGGCGGCGTCGTCCAGCCCGGCAAGCAGGCGCTCCTCGCCGGACAGCTCGCCGATCACCCAGCCGCCGTTGCGGCCGGAGGCGCCATAGCCGGCCAGCTCGGCCTCGACGATGGCAATGTCCAGCTCCGGCGCCAGTTGCTTCAGATAGTAGGCGGTCCACAGCCCGGTATAGCCGGCGCCGACAATGACCACGTCGGCACGGCTGTCGCCGGACAGCGGCGGCCCCGGCTGCCGTTGTTGCGGCGGCAGTTGGTCCATCCACAGGCTGATGTCACTCGATTGCGGCATGCGGTTCTCCCCTTAGGTTGCTGGCTGGACCTTAACCGTCGGCCGGGGGCGTTGTCGTCCCGGCGGGCACGCAGGGAATCTGGCGCAGATAGGCGCTGGGGGTCATGCCGGTTTCGTCACGGAAGGCGCGGTAGAACGACGACAGCGAGTTGAAGCCGGCGGCAAAGGCCAGCTCGTCCACCCGCAGCGGCAGCGGCTGGCGGGGCAGCTCTGCCAGCAGGTGGCGCACCCGTGCCGCGTTGACGTACTGGTAGAAGCTGCTGCCCAGCACCTGGTTGAGCAGGTAGGAAAGCTGGTTGCGGCTGTAGCCGGTGGCGGCGGCCACGGTCTGCAGCGTGCACGCCGGGTCCAGGTAGGGGCGCTGCTGCTGGAAGTAGTTGTGCAGCTCTGCGGCCAACCTGCCCAGCTGCCGCGCCGACAGCCCCAGCCGCTGCAGTGGGCTGCGGCCGGCCGTCCCGCCTGCGGCGGTGGCGGCGCGCTGCAGGGTGGCGTACTCGTCGATGCGCCATACCAGGCCGTCCTTCACCCGGATGGCTTCGCTGCTGTGGAACAGTACGCGGCCGTCGTCCAGCGACAGCTGGTACTGGATGAAGGCGGTATCGCCATCCACGCGGATGCGGTCGCAGTGCTCCAGGCGGTCGCCTGGGCTGGCCGGCAGCGATGCCTGCACGTAATCGCGCAGCCCGTCGTGGCGGAAAACCCGGTTCTGCAGGTGGTCGTGGTAGGCGATGTCCGGGTGGTACAGCGCGAGAATGGCGTCCAGCTTGCGGCTCTTCCACGCCTGGTGATAGCGCAGTACCGCCTGGTAGGTGTCTTCGTTGAAGCCGGGACGCTCCATGGTGCCGCTACTCCCTTTCCGTTGCCGATCACATTGCCGGCCGCCGTGATACGGCGACCAGGCCAAGCGTAGCAAGTTCTGCGCGCGGCGGCAGCTGCCGCAACAGACGGGGAGTGGGGGAGCGCTGCCGGCAGTGGCGGCCGGCAGGCAGGGTGACCTGGCGCTGGCGCTTCGCTGTCAGCGCCAGCGTTGGCTCATTTCAGGGTTTTCAGCTGCTGCCACAGCCGGGTTTCCAGGTGCATGATCTCCACCGGCAGCGACTTCACCGAGAAGGTGCGGTTGAGGATGGCGGCATCCGGGTACACCGCGGTGTCGGCAAGCACCTCCGGCTGCAGCAGCTTCCGGGCGGCGGGCACCGCGCTGGGGTAGAAGGTTTCGTTACTCAGCGCGGCCGCTTCCTTCTCGGAGATGGCATGGTTGATCCACTTCATCGCCGCATCCGGGTTGGGAGCGTTTTTGGGTACCGCCATCACATCGAACCAGATGGCCGTGCCTTCCTTCGGGATGAGGTACTTGATGCTGTAGGGCTTTTTGGCGGCCAGTGCAGAGAGGCGCGCGGTGTTGACATCTCCCGACCAGCCGAAGGCCATACAGACATCGCCACCGGCCAGGTCGTTGATATAGGTGCTGGAGTTGAACTGGGTGATGTAGGGGCGGATTTTCTTGAGCAGTTCGAACGCCTGCTGGTAGTCGGCCGGATTGCTGCTCATCGGGTTCTTCTTCAGGTAGAACAGTGCGGTGCCGAAGGCGTCCAGCGGCGAATCCAGCACGCTGACGCCGCACTTGCTCAGTTTGGATACGTACTCCGGCTTGAACAGCAGATCCCAGGAATCCAGCGGCGCGTTCTTGCCCAGTGCCGCCTGCACTTTCTGCTCGTTGATGCCGATGCCGTCGGTGCCCCAGTTCAGCGGAATGCCGTACAGGTTGCCGGGGTCGGCGCCGGCCAGAATGCTCATCAGGTGCGGGTCGAGTTTGGCGATGTTGGGAATCTTGCTCTTGTCGAGCTTGCGGAACAGCCCGGACTGGATCTGGCGGCTGAAGTAGGCATCGGACGGCACCACCACGTCGTAGCCGGAGTTGCCGGCCAGCAGCTTGGCCTGCAGGGTGTCGTTGCTGTCGAACTCCGAGTAGCGGACCTTGATGCCGGTAGCCTTGCTGAAGTTGGCATTGGTGTCCTTGGCGATGCTGTTGCCCCAGTTGTAGACGTTCACATAGCCCGGCTCGGCGTGGGCGGCGAGGGAAGACAGCGCGCATGCCGTGGCAAGGGCCAGGGTTTTGCTGGTGGCTTTCATGGTGTTCTCCTTGAGCTTGGCTTCAGTTGGCGCTGGCGGCAGCGAAGGTGCGCTCGCCGCGGAAGAAGGTTTCCGTGACGCGGGCCCGGTGGATGTCCTGGATGGCGCCGGCAAAAATGTTGCGATCGAGAATGGCGAAGCTGGCGTCCTTGCCGGCTTCCAGCGAGCCGGTGCAGTCGTCCAGGCGCAGCGCGTAGGCGGCGTTGATGGTGTGGGCTTCCACCATGGTCAGCAGGTCCAGGCGCTCGTCCGGGTTCCACGGTGCATTGTCCGGATGTTCGACCGGTACATGGCTTACCCCGGTCTGGATGATGGGCAGCGGGTTCATGGTGGATACGCACCAGTCCGAGCCGCCGGCCAGCATGGCGCCGGCATTGCGCAGGCTGCGAAACGGGTAGTTGCGCGCGTTGCGCTCGTCGCCCAGCAGTTCGCGGTACAGCTGCTGCAGCGCCGGGGTGGCGGCGCACCACAGCGCCTGCATGCTGGCAATGGCGCCCAGCGGCGCAAAGCGCGGCATGTCGGCCGGGTCTACCAGCTGCAGGTGGGCCAGCTGGGCGCGGCGGTCGCGCTTGCCGTTCTGCTGCTGCACGTATTCCAGCGCATCCAGCGCCATGCGCACCGCACGGTCGGCCAGGGTGTGGAAGTGCAGATCGAAACCGGCGGCATCCGCCAGGCAGGCAATCTCGTTCAGCGCATCCTGTTCCCACAGCGCCAGGCCGCAATCGTTGCTGCCTTCATACGGCTGCAGCAGGGCGGCGGTTTTCGATTCGGTCACGCCGTCGATGAAGATCTTCACCGTGTTGACGCGCAGATTGTCGTGCTGATGCTGGCCGCGCCAGTCGACGAAGCGCGCCACCTGTGCCGCCGCATCGTGCCGGGGCGTGGCCAGCAAGCCCAGGCTGACATAGGTCTTCAGCGTGCCGGCCTTGCGGGCGGCGGAGTAGGCCTT
This Vogesella sp. LIG4 DNA region includes the following protein-coding sequences:
- a CDS encoding TAXI family TRAP transporter solute-binding subunit, with translation MSLNAFFARLGNRLTALFGRGLVLTMSIVLLLGIAIAVLSLLLSNVAAPTTLTIASGPPGSSFQRNAERYRQLLAREGVTVKVLPSAGAQDNLRLLLDARQKVDVGFVLTGESGNADTSRLMSLGSISYQPLLVFYRGAPRALLSDFKGQRLDIGEEGSGTRTLALALLKLNGIAPGGDTTLLSSLHGDAVKALLAGRIDALFVMGDSTSTDHLRELLHNPDIHLFSFAQADGYARRLSYLNKLEMPRGVLDFGKDIPAETINLVAPAVELVARDGLHPALSDLLLDAAREVHGKAGIFKKAGEFPALASHEIHTSPDAQRYYASGKSFLYRTFPFWLAGLVARGLAVILPLALLLIPALRVVPVLYRWRIQSGINRWYRVLFDIEREAVSHRGEPAKCQELLHRLAHIDAAVSRIVVPAAFGDLLYDLRGHIDFVRTRLLAEQPGTE
- a CDS encoding amidohydrolase; translated protein: MTASADTIYLNGAIFVGDRHRSFADAMAIGGGKVLAIGSPSQVMPHRAKHTEVVDLAGKLLLPGFIDGHVHPLEGHQIVGEFDASGLHTADAILARVAECARAQPDEQWVYLGGANLSLFGAYPTRDMLDRIESQRPLLLVGHDVHSGCLNSKGLALAGISAATPDPSGGVIERDATGEPSGVIHEAAFYRVCALIPQLSPVGYPQSLQRAHEMAHRLGITGWFDARVDEPVLKAYSAARKAGTLKTYVSLGLLATPRHDAAAQVARFVDWRGQHQHDNLRVNTVKIFIDGVTESKTAALLQPYEGSNDCGLALWEQDALNEIACLADAAGFDLHFHTLADRAVRMALDALEYVQQQNGKRDRRAQLAHLQLVDPADMPRFAPLGAIASMQALWCAATPALQQLYRELLGDERNARNYPFRSLRNAGAMLAGGSDWCVSTMNPLPIIQTGVSHVPVEHPDNAPWNPDERLDLLTMVEAHTINAAYALRLDDCTGSLEAGKDASFAILDRNIFAGAIQDIHRARVTETFFRGERTFAAASAN
- a CDS encoding polyamine ABC transporter substrate-binding protein; the encoded protein is MKATSKTLALATACALSSLAAHAEPGYVNVYNWGNSIAKDTNANFSKATGIKVRYSEFDSNDTLQAKLLAGNSGYDVVVPSDAYFSRQIQSGLFRKLDKSKIPNIAKLDPHLMSILAGADPGNLYGIPLNWGTDGIGINEQKVQAALGKNAPLDSWDLLFKPEYVSKLSKCGVSVLDSPLDAFGTALFYLKKNPMSSNPADYQQAFELLKKIRPYITQFNSSTYINDLAGGDVCMAFGWSGDVNTARLSALAAKKPYSIKYLIPKEGTAIWFDVMAVPKNAPNPDAAMKWINHAISEKEAAALSNETFYPSAVPAARKLLQPEVLADTAVYPDAAILNRTFSVKSLPVEIMHLETRLWQQLKTLK
- a CDS encoding glycosyltransferase family 39 protein; the encoded protein is MLTYSPNHSSRLPVATEKPWLLLLLAFVWLWPGIIGHTPWKPNEPYVTDVVQQFVAGGHWMLPTVAGQPYVEYAPLYYWLAAMLAKLLSPWLLPLHDAARLATPLFMGLALTFAGGIGRELIGRRHGRSVVLILIGSLGLIVTGHEMTPVVAGFAGFAGALYAMVLTRRAPAMAGALLGAALVMVFLSTNLLQLLLIISVALTLPAFTSWRNKNYAITLSMALLFALPLLLVWPLALHKNYPQVFDLWWQHYALGPLQGFGRLGLFHEFGYYPKLVLWYAWPAWPLAAWALWKNRRYELPMLQLPLLCFAVVLLLLTFSSRSQSEDAIVLLLPLSLLGAVELDSLRRGAASFLNWFGLMAFGFFALLVWAGWAAMNFGWPERLARRAEYFSPYYTPQVSGLAVALALVATVLWLWAVTRRHLRGRQAVTNWAAGLTLFWGLLLTLWLPFLDAAKSYQPVVANMMRSMPTGDQCVAVEAPERLARVSWRYFAGLQLRAFVPGQSMPCRLWLLVRDPRERKLPAGWDVRWQGSRGRDKNEQFVLLQKQG
- a CDS encoding nuclear transport factor 2 family protein; this translates as MERPGFNEDTYQAVLRYHQAWKSRKLDAILALYHPDIAYHDHLQNRVFRHDGLRDYVQASLPASPGDRLEHCDRIRVDGDTAFIQYQLSLDDGRVLFHSSEAIRVKDGLVWRIDEYATLQRAATAAGGTAGRSPLQRLGLSARQLGRLAAELHNYFQQQRPYLDPACTLQTVAAATGYSRNQLSYLLNQVLGSSFYQYVNAARVRHLLAELPRQPLPLRVDELAFAAGFNSLSSFYRAFRDETGMTPSAYLRQIPCVPAGTTTPPADG
- a CDS encoding FAD-binding oxidoreductase yields the protein MPQSSDISLWMDQLPPQQRQPGPPLSGDSRADVVIVGAGYTGLWTAYYLKQLAPELDIAIVEAELAGYGASGRNGGWVIGELSGEERLLAGLDDAARDACLAILRDIPDEVGRIVARESLDCDFRKGGVLYCAARYPEQEARLRRQLAHWHQHGHGEADFRWLEVAELNRQLRIARPFGAVFSPHVATVQPARLVRELARCVTQLGVRLYEQTPATAIRPHEVSTRHGTLRADWVVPAVEAYSRTLPGIRGHQIPVQSMIIATEPLPQTLWDEIGLEHGQAFSEFSRLVSYGQRTRDNRLVFGARGGYRFGGKIRRQFALTPAEVAMRRNMMLELFPMLDKVAITHGWGGNLGVARGFQPRIVVDGDNKMVFAGGYGGEGVGASNLAGRSLAALITGTQPQLRQIPWFTTPAQVRHWEPEPLRWLGYNGIIRSFDWEDRVLNQHTAAAGWRRALAQRLAACMEGLMQ